GCTGAGGCTCGCCGTCTTCGAGAAGCATGGAAATGACTTCCTGGAGATTCGCAGTGAGTTCCTCACGCGTCTCGCCCTGGCTGTGGGCTCCAAGAAAGCCGGGGACGTAGCCGACCAAGAGCCCCGTCTCGGCGTCTTTCTCTACTACCGCGGTGAATTCTCTCATGATCTCCGTACTCTCAGGATCGTGAGAATAATACACTCCCCCCAATTTGAAGAGCCACCG
Above is a window of Gemmatimonadota bacterium DNA encoding:
- a CDS encoding type II toxin-antitoxin system HicB family antitoxin; its protein translation is MREFTAVVEKDAETGLLVGYVPGFLGAHSQGETREELTANLQEVISMLLEDGEPQLEAEFVGIQTISA